Within the Medicago truncatula cultivar Jemalong A17 chromosome 4, MtrunA17r5.0-ANR, whole genome shotgun sequence genome, the region ACTTTAGGGCTTGAAAAGGGTCATAAATAAAAGTTGCTTTATAGAGTCTTTTAGCTTTGATAATTAAAGATCTCATAATTAAATCTATCATCAAAGGGAATGTTAGTTTGAAGAATACAACAAACACATCCAATGTCAAAGTCAATGTTAATTTATGTCAAATCACAATCATGGCATTTGACAGCATCAGCGCCAATTGTGCAAAGGGATGGGTTTGAAAATGACCACATCTTTTACCCTAATTAGGTTGGTAACCAACATTTGAAGCAAAGTAAAAAGGGTGTGCCAATGCCAAAGGAATAGTATTTTGCATCTATAATAAATCTTGCagacaaaaaaaactcatgcaGTGATCTACAAGATCACCACATTAATGATTGTTGGATCGAGTTCGAACGGTTCAAATTTAAAGCTTggttatttatctttaaaacatGTTAAAATGTTTACCTAATTCTTGACCGATGTCAATCCAGCGAACACCGATGTGGTGCTTGTGTGAGATTTCTGACCGCcggaaattcaaattttataccATATTTTCTAGTGTGCCTTGTAGCAAAACGCCCTCAATATTGCTTCTTTTACTACACAAAAATCACTAATTTATCAAAATCATTAACCAATTCACAATGAATAAGAACTACAAATGCACGGTGGCACCACCAATGAAGACAATGCAGCATGGTGGAAAGCATGGCTGAAGGCGAAGCATGTACTTGCAGCAACCAAGGATAAAAAGGAAATTAGTAAAGGAATGATTCAATGCAAGGGACCCACAATTAGATTTGATAGAACTACAGTCTAGATATCAATCTAGTGGTTAGAATTTGAAGTCAGTAATTGACCACCCACAACAAAAAACTGCCTTGAAGCTACAGCAAAATGTGCAATAACTTCATTTGAGTATCACAAGTCCCTCTCTAGCCAGCACAATATAGTTATAAGAACTGGACCACTGGGACCAACCTACACTACTAGCTCTCCTTGCCATGAGTCACATGAACCAACCAAATTATATACAATCATATAGAGTTTAAACTAAACCTGATAAACTATATAAATTAATCTCTTAATGGCTGCTAGACGCTGCGTCGCAAAAAGGTTTAGATTGGATTATAACCCGAGCTCCTGAAGCCAGCCTGTTGTGAAATAAACATCAATTTTATTAGTCTTATGATGATGAAAGCTATAAGAACATAATGATAAACAAAACGGAGTCAACACTTAACTTTCTTCGATTTTGATCACCTCGTTTTCTCGAAATGAATCTACCCTCTTTGGTTGCTTTTTCCCTGACGAAGGTTCGGTGATTCTTTGGCTGCTGCTGTTAGATGATATTGCTGATATGCAAGAGCCATCGATTCTATCCGATGATGTTCTTGGTCCTTCGGAAATAGGGGATCTCATGGATTCTCCTCTTGGATGCTTGGTTAGTGAAGCTTTAATTGATCGTGGAATGCATTTTGAATGTCCTGAGGATGGTTCCTCTTCGTTTTCTTTTGGTTTCTGTTCTTTATTTGTCCTGCGTATTCGAGAATTGGCAAAGATGTCGTGATTACCATGTTCTAATCTAATGCCAATCATAACCAACTACAGAACTCTTAAACATGAACTTAAACATGAATCTAACAAACCAACTACAATAGTTCTTGACCATAAGTCATTTTCAATGGCATGTTATGAAGATAAATTTCCACGATcgtattttgtaaaaaaaaaaaaaaaaccgcaaTGAATAAGAGAAGGTTAAAAACACAACATACCTCTCATTGTTGTACGAAGAAGAGCGTTTGAGAACATTACGTGCATCACCTTCCTTCAGTTTAGTCTCAATTAAGCTCCCACTAAAATATTCTTTGTCTTCCAATCTGAGGTTCATCAGTTTTGGATTCTCGACTAAGCAATCGTATTCGCCTAACACAAAAGATGTTGAGAACAACGGAGAAGGGAATTTTGAATGCGAAAACCTGGGCTTATAAGAAGGAATAAGGCCAAAACTGTGGTTTTTAACTGATATTGAACCACAAGAGATTAGTTGCATCAACAAATTTGAAGCCTTCAGCCTTGTGTTGGTTGGCATAGGAATATCCTCCTCTTCAAGAATCCGAAAGCTGTTCGCTTTACTAGCATCAGCTCTAATCAAAGATTCCAAAGTTTCCATCTTCCCTCCAAAAGATAAGGGACTTGAAGTTGTTGGAGAAGGAGAAATGGTATCCTTGCAGGTTTCTGGATTATGTTTCACTTGTGGAACTTCGGTTTGACATATTTCATGGCATTCAGATATTAACGACCCATCATCGGTCGATACACCTCTTGTGCAACTTTTCCGAGTTTTGGATCGGTTTATACTATCTTCTGTTTGAGTTGAAGCATCTGCCAATCCATCGGCCTTATAAATTTTGTACTCCGTCAGTGCCAAGCTTAGCGGACCGGTCTTTTCAGCTCTCGACTCCGGAGAAACATCAGAGGAACCCGTATGTTGTTCATGGGATTGCTCGTCATCCTGAGAGTATCTCGTCTCTTTTCCATTCATGCTAGATGAGGATGAGGCTTCATCGTGACTCCGACAGGAGGATGGCCCCGGCAACATCTTCACGCTTTGTATTTTGACATCGTTAATGGGACTGAAACGATCTACAAAGGAAAATGCATTAATTCAATACCAGTCAGGACCTAGCAAATTATTGTCTTTCGAAGATAAATAAACTAGATATCTAGTTCACCTGAATTGGATTCATCAAAGAGCTCAGAGCCTTTAAGGACATACTCGTTTCCATGGGCCGGTTGAATAAGATCATCTTCACAAAGATCATGCCACACAAATCcattcttgtagcttctgaatTACaggaaaaacaaatatataaatgttgaGAATTGTATCCAATAATAAAGCTCCTAAcattcaaaaagaaaacaagagCCAAAGATAAATCCAATCAAGTTTCCATTCCTAAGTCCTAATTGAAGCTAATGAGCTTCAGCTAAGGTCTAATCATCAAGGGCACCCAAGTTCAATCTCTAGCTTAAACAGCCATCGATCAAGCTTTATTTACCTTCCAATCGAACTCTGAATTACGAGGTCCTTTCTTATAGGAACCGGAGGGTtaagacccaaaaaaaaatctattttttcatcttttcccCGTCCGTTTTCTCTATCTTTTCTCaacatacaaacaaacaaattgaaCTTACATAAGAACATTGAGAATGTAAAAATAACTTGCTCACCTCTTAGAAGACCATGAATACAAGGAAGCCATGCCTCTACCTCTCAATGCATTTAGCTTATCAATCACATCTACACACACAAAAATCCCTCAAAAATCATCATCCGTAAAGAATAAAAATCAACAACCACAttccaaaattcaaaaaaaaaaaaaaaaaaactgctttTTCAATTATGTACCTCTCAAGTATAACCCATCTGGAGAAGAAAGTGGAACCTCCATGAAATGAGGATGTTCAAGTTGCCTATTTCTACAAAGATAATAAATCACAGGCACCTTCAaattatgttgatattttggTGCTTTCTCAGTCCAAACCTTAGCCCTATCAGGACTCACTTGTCTATACTTCTTCATCCTACCCTCCATTCTCACATGCACAACACCACCACTACCTATACTACAAGACTACTTCAAAATTGAACCTTTTCTACTACAACACCctaaaacaatacaaaaatcAACCCCATTTTCTCATTTACTTCAATTCATGTAAAAATGCAACTGGGTCAATTTGAAGATTTTACACCACAATAACTTATAGTGGGTCAAAATCAGATCTAAGTAGCTAGTAAAAGATGGAAACTTTGTTATAATAGAGAACAAAAAAAGCTGAATTAGAAACtgggttttgaagaaaaagaggaatGAATGGTGTAAATTGAAGTGAGACAGTGAAGTGATTGTGGAAGAGGAAGAAACAGAGACAAGAGTGGGGGTAAAGGGTGTTTTTTGGCTGGACTTGATAATTGGATTTGATTTGAGAGttcatatgtttttttgttttttgtgtttggtctttctgattttgatgtgttttatGAGTTATGACACCGCATTTTATAATGTTAACctgatttttaggtttttttgtaCTTTTTCATTAACtacattgtttttttaaggcaaaattacacttttggtcccttaactttattttaggtaataatttagtcctttatctttttttcatttcaattttgtccttttgatccatttacatatgaatttttaagcttaaaattcatgattttattttcttatggtctttcagtcttcaaatctatgatccttgtctaaatttgcataagaatattaaatttgaagcttgaaaatgtatatgaaaatggacaaaaaggaccaaattgaaatgaaaaaaagataaaggaccaaactgttacctgaaattaagttaagggactaaaagtgtaattttgcctttttttaacttcaaaatcaaattatgtgCGGTAGGAAAAGAGTCCATACAtgatatttttgaataattttttttttttgataatttttatgattttttttgaagaggctaaaataaaattgggtcttgttaacaaatGCCTTTAGGGCCCTTAGTCATTTAAGTCATAGAATATTTACATAGTTACCCATGTTTTCAGACAACTTTGTTAAAAAGTGTTTATGAACTCATGGTATAATTTAAGCAAGTGCATCAAATCATATCAAacaataaagtagtaagttaatCGTCTCCGCGAGGATTGTGTTATACTCGATAATTAGCGAAATttattagaaaagaaaataaaagtaaagaTAGGAGTGGTTGCAAGGTTTTAATTGTCATGCACAATGCGAGATTGAGTTTTATGATTCATGAGTCTAACAAAGATTAGAGAATTCTTGAATCCCCCCTTCGTATTTGTTGGAGATTAAATCGAGAAATCATTAGTTTATAACTTCCCATTTGTTTGGATTTAAGAAAGTAGAACATAACTATGTGGTGAATATGTGGAcgttttattttaatatccTCGCATTTCAACCATTTAGAACTGCGGGGATCCCTTAAGATGAGTTATAACTCTAAATTCATACTTAAGTTCAATTATTTTAGAAACTAAGCAATTCACTACTGCCTTGTTTCAATGGAATTCAGGGTTCTCAATCCTACAGGCTCCATCAAAGATACGGTATAAAAGCGAACATATGTGAATTAAATCATACTTTATATTATAAACTGAATGAAAACTTTATTAAAAGAACCCAACAAATAAGAAGGGATTCATCATGGAACCCTAATCAAATAGGTTCAGTTACTCATAACAACCGGCATCATTACAAAACAATAGGGGCGTATGAGACAACATGTATTTTTGTCCCATGCGTAGGGGCGCATAGCTCATGGGTGCATGAGGTAGCCCCTCCTGTCCGAATTCTGCAATTTTCGACCCATTTTCAAGCGTTTTTCCGTCATGCATTGTCTTGAAATTTCAAATGAGttttcttcactttgtattgtcttcaaatGTTTTCTAAGAACCATTGAACCACtgaaattaagattttgatttgattttaaaaaataaaaaaatcatcaaaattctggataaagatttcaagattttataaaaattcaaaaataaacttTTCGAAAATAATAATCTGAattctttctaattttaaaattttagaaaaaaatctgaagttaagattttaaaaattataattaaatcgaatttttttagattatataatttttgaattggaatttttaaaaattaaaatattttccagaatttttaatTGCTGtagaaaaaaaacttttttaatttgaaaaggtcagaattttttataatttcaaaaattaaatttcttaatttaaaaaaaaatcagaaattttttctatttttattaaatttcaaaaaaaaaatctaaatgttttttctgattatttttaatttctgaaaaaaaatctgaatactttttgattttttatatttaagaaaatagaattttatttttctgattttttaaagttttgaaaattaatttccaatt harbors:
- the LOC11410740 gene encoding protein UPSTREAM OF FLC, coding for MEGRMKKYRQVSPDRAKVWTEKAPKYQHNLKVPVIYYLCRNRQLEHPHFMEVPLSSPDGLYLRDVIDKLNALRGRGMASLYSWSSKRSYKNGFVWHDLCEDDLIQPAHGNEYVLKGSELFDESNSDRFSPINDVKIQSVKMLPGPSSCRSHDEASSSSSMNGKETRYSQDDEQSHEQHTGSSDVSPESRAEKTGPLSLALTEYKIYKADGLADASTQTEDSINRSKTRKSCTRGVSTDDGSLISECHEICQTEVPQVKHNPETCKDTISPSPTTSSPLSFGGKMETLESLIRADASKANSFRILEEEDIPMPTNTRLKASNLLMQLISCGSISVKNHSFGLIPSYKPRFSHSKFPSPLFSTSFVLGEYDCLVENPKLMNLRLEDKEYFSGSLIETKLKEGDARNVLKRSSSYNNERTNKEQKPKENEEEPSSGHSKCIPRSIKASLTKHPRGESMRSPISEGPRTSSDRIDGSCISAISSNSSSQRITEPSSGKKQPKRVDSFRENEVIKIEERLASGARVIIQSKPFCDAASSSH